Proteins encoded together in one Lathyrus oleraceus cultivar Zhongwan6 chromosome 5, CAAS_Psat_ZW6_1.0, whole genome shotgun sequence window:
- the LOC127079284 gene encoding uncharacterized protein LOC127079284, giving the protein MADNRTLRQLAAHDVNYNGEDPHRHLKEFQVVCSTPLRPEGMTEDHIKLRAFPFSLQGAAKDWIYYLEPNSIASWTTLKKVFLERYFPVSRVASIRKEICGIRQGNESLTEYWERFKHLVSSCPQHQIIEQLLIQYFYEGLLPMDRNILDALSGGALVDKTPAAAKALIENMSLNSQQFTTRDNSVQSKGVSQIQVSSNKALETRIEELTALVKQLAVAKPQTATLCGICTSPEHPTDTCPILRDESITELPQAYAANLYNQNRYNNTLDLSTNDNHPNWRNHPNLRYGNPQTSQQQNSPQVAAPAPSGPSLEDLVKQMAVNNLQFQQRTDASIQTLNTQMGQLATQINNMQAQGSNQLPAQTIFNLNGPNANVSAISLRSGKLTEPAPEKNKKIIEIPKYAKFLKDLCTNKRRIKGSEKVNLGRNISAFIQPKQSSKQIVGEQNVSALTTQHTGLIIQLANRSNARPAGVVEDVLVEVNDLIFPADFYILDMEGETKEHSVFHIELISELVDDSSSELFTLDFPSLSGFDDIYSCSDCTDTNVCVVYAEIDAALQADTFPTGEVVTNKLVFAVDALAFPAAPSTPSTEQPPSLELKELPENLKYAYLESNEKLPIAITNTVFIYCLIVVVSYLSNRN; this is encoded by the exons atGGCTGATAATAGAACCTTAAGGCAGTTAGCTGCTCATGATGTGAATTACAATG gtgaaGATCCACATAGACATCTCAAAGAATTTCAGGTTGTGTGCTCTACACCGTTGAGGCCTGAAGGAATGACTGAAGACCATATcaaacttcgagcttttcctttttcattgcagggTGCAGCAAAGGATTGGATTTATTATCTCGAGCCAAACTCAATTGCAAGTTGGACAACCCTGAAAAAAGTGTTCTTGGAAAGATATTTTCCTGTCTCCAGAGTTGCCTCAATAAGAAAggagatttgtggtattagacAAGGCAATGAGTCGCTGAccgagtattgggagagattcaagcacTTGGTATCTAGCTGCCCTCAACACCAGATCATTGAGCAACTCCTCATCCAATACTTTTATGAGGGGTTGCTACCGATGGACAGGAACATTCTTGATGCTCTTAGTGGTGGAGCATTAGTCGATAAAACTCCAGCTGCTGCCAAAGCCCTTATTGAAAATATGTCTCTTAATTCTCAACAGTTCACCACTAGGGACAATTCTGTGCAAAGCAAAGGCGTGAGTCAAATTCAAGTTTCTTCTAACAAAGCCTTAGAGACCAGAATTGAAGAACTCACTGCCTTAGTCAAACAGCTGGCAGTAGCAAAACCTCAAACAGCAACTTTGTGTGGCATTTGTACTTCTCCTGAGCACCCGACCGATACTTGTCCTATTCTGAGAGACGAGTCCATTACTGAGTTGCCACAAGCTTATGCAGCCAACCTTTACAATCAAAACAGGTACAACAACACTCTTGACCTGTCCACCAACGATAaccatcccaattggaggaaccatcccaaccttcgatatggaaacccgCAAACCAGCCAACAACAGAACTCACCTCAAGTGGCTGCCCCTGCACCTTCCGGACCATCCTTGGAGGATCTTGTTAAGCAAATGGCCGTGAACAACCTCCAGTTCCAACAAAGAACCGATGCCagcattcagaccttgaacacACAAATGGGACAgcttgctactcaaataaataacatgcaagctCAAGGTTCGAACCAACTTCCAGCCCAGACAATTTTCAATCTGAATGGTCCTAATGCTAATGTGAGCGCAATTTCTTTGAGATCCGGAAAACTTACAGAACCAGcccctgaaaaaaataaaaaaatcattgaG ATtcctaagtatgcaaagtttctgaaagattTGTGTACCAACAAGAGGAGGATTAAGGGAAGTGAAAAAGTAAACTTAGGACGAAATATTTCTGCCTTTATTCAGCCCAAACAATCATCCAAACAGATTGTAGGCGAGCAAAATGTTTCAGCCCTCACTACTCAG catacagGTTTAATCATTCAATTGGCAAACAGGAGCAACGCTCGACCCGCCGGGGTAGTCGAAGATGTTCTTGTTGAAGTTAACGAtttgatttttcctgcagatttctATATTCTAGACATGGAAGGAGAAACCAAG GAGCATTCCGTTTTTCATATTGAGCTGATTTCTGAATTAGTTGATGACTCTAGTTCTGAACTATTTACGCTTGATTTTCCATCTCTctctggttttgatgatatttattcatgttctgattgtactgacactaacgTTTGTGTTGTCTatgctgagattgatgctgccttaCAGGCTGATACATTTCCGACAGGTGAAGTTGTTACCAATAAACTTGTTTTTGCAGTTGATGCTCTTGCATTCCCGGCTGCCCCAAGCACTCCATCCACCGAGCAGCCCCCGTCCTTAGAGCTAAAAGAGCTCCCTGAGAACCTGAAATATGCTTACTTGGAGAGTAATGAGAAACTCCCT ATAGCTATAACTAATACTGTATTTATTTATTGCTTAATAGTAGTAGTTAGTTACCTATCTAATAGGAATTGA